The sequence CAGCAGGTTGGCGACCTCGTCTACATCGGTCACATTGTCGAATGGCTTGTTCTTGCGAATATGTTTCAGCGCCGTGTTGATCACGATTCGTTTCAACCAGGCCTCCAGCGGACAGTCGTGGCGAAACTGGTCGATGTGGCGAAAGATCTTCACGAACGAATCCTGCAACACATCGGCCGCTTCATCGACATCCTTAATGTAGCGCTTACTAACGGCAAATAGCTTCCCCGCGAACCGGTCGTACAGCTGTCGCTGGGCGAGCCGGTCCTGGTTTTTGCAGCCGTCGATAAGCCTTTGTTCGTCGAGCATAAGGGCGTGTAGGTAGTTGAAAGACCCTCTTCATCCGCCACGGGTTGGAAACGAAACGGTAAAAGTTTAGAATACCTGGTTCGTCACAACGCCATCATACAGGGTCGCTGCTACCTTCCCAAGCGGTTACCCGTTCAGTAACAAAGATAACCCGATACACAGCCCGTTGGGTGTCCGTCTGACTAGTGCTGGGTACGTTGCGGTAGCAGGCCGTCTGCGTGAAAAGATGCTACAGCCGTATGGACGTATACGGAAAATCTCGATTTTGTGAAGAAAACGGGATCATGACACGCACAACGCTTTTACTGGCCGCTTTACTGGGCAACTGGCTGGTCGCTCGGGGCCAATCGGCTACGCCACCACTGGAAGCGCCTACCGTACAACAATCGCTCAATTCGCTGGGCACCAGCGGTAACATGTCGGCCGTCCGCACCTTCGATGGCCGGGTCATTAACCTGCGCGGCACGCCCCTGCTGTACCCCGACTGGACGCCCGGCGAGGCCACGCTGGTCAACGGGGCGCAGATCACCAACGCCCGCTTCAAGTACAACGTACCCGACAAGCGGCTTCTGGTTTTGCGGCAGGGGAAAGATTCGACGCAGGTTGAAGGCTACAACGTGCAATCGTTGACCCTACAGCCCATGAACACGGCCGAGCCCCAACGCTACGAACACCTGCCGCCGTTGAAAAACGACGTGTCCATCACGCGGGGCGATCTAGTGCGGGTTATCTATCGGGGGCCATACACGCTGGTTCAACTGCCCGTGAAAAGCTTTTACAAGGCCACCTCGTCGAGTCCTTACGGCGAAGCCCGCGATTATAATGAGTTCCGCGACGAATCGGTATACCTGCTTGTTCGGCCCGATGGCACCGCCGAAAAAGTGAAGCTAACCAAGAAGTCGCTGGCGGGTGCCTTGCAGCAACAGGCCGATGCGTTTACTAAATTCGTGAAAGACAACCGGCTGGATGTTGCCTTGGAAAGCGACGTTGCCAAAGCCCTGGCCGCCTTGAGTAAGTAACGTCCGCTAGGTCAAGCGAACGGTCTGTTGACCAGGCAATGAAAAAGGTGGTTGGGCTGACACGTACCTGCGTCAGCCCAACCACCTTTTTCGTATTGATCGTGTCGTCTTGCTGGTCTAGAAGCCCAGACCAACCGCCATCCCGCGAATTTCGGGGCTGCTCGGCAGCGCCGTCACCAGCGTAGCCGTGCCGTTAGTCAGGTTGATGCGGTATACACTGACGGCGTTATTCACCCGCAGCAGTGCATAAGCCATGCCCGACATACCACCGATATCAAACCCGTTGGCCGCTTCAAACGTACCCAGACCCAATGAGCCGACCATTACCTGCGTGCCGTTGTTGGGTGGTGCCTGCGTGTACAGGTTGCCCGTTGCGTTGTCGAGGCTGTAGAGCGTAGTCGAGCCAGCGCCTGCAAAGTTGTTGGTGTAGGCCGACGCCGAGATGTTGGTTGATGCGCCGTTGATCGCGCCATCCACTACGGCAACGCCATCGGCCGGGTTCACGCGCAGGTTTTGGCCCGTGCTGCTCACAATCCGGATACGGTCAACCGTGGGGTTGAAATCGAAGCCGAACGTGGTGCCGGTTAGCGGTGTGCTCAACGTCGCAACCGCCGTAGCGGCGCCGCTCGATACGTTGATCGTGTAAAGGCGGCTGGTGCTGCCCAGAGCGTACAATTGCCCATTGACCGGCCGGAAGTCGATACCATAGATGCTTTCGCCCGATTGCAGGCCCGTCAGCGGTTTGATAATCGGGCTGGGTGCCAGTGGGTTGAAAATGTGCAGGTTGTTATTGCCGTCAACGGCATAGGCAACCGCCTCCGCCGGAATGGCGAGGCCAATGATGTTGCCCGGCAGATTGCCCAGCTTTTGCAGCTTACCCGTGCTCAGGTCAACCTGCGAGAGCTCCGATTGCCCGTTGAACACGGTTGCGGCTAGCGCCCGGCCATCCGGTGCGATATCGAAACCACCCACCGCCGTAACATCAAGACCCAGCGGGCCAACAGGCACCAGGCGGCCGTCGTTTGGCGGATTCTGGATGTACAATTGATCCGTAACCGGGTCGATGTCATACAGCGTCGTCGTCGTTACGCCCGACCGGTTGTTGGTGTAGGCCACCGCCGTGATAGTCGCGTTAGGAACGCCGTTGATCGAACCGTCAGTTGCCTGAACGGCACCCGTTTCCGGGTTCAGGCGGAGGTTCTGGCCCTGTGCCGTTGTTACCCGAATCCGGTCGACGGTAGGGTTGAAATCAAAGCCAACGGGCGTACCGGTCAGCGTGGGCGAAAGCGTATTGCCAATGGCCCGTGCTACCCCCGTCATCTGGTTGATGATATACAGGCGGCTCTGGTTCGAGATGCCATACAGCTGACCCGTTGCCGGCCGAAAATCAATACCGACCAGTTGTTCGCCCTGTTGCAGGCCCGTCAGGCCAACGGTAGCCGTTGGAGCATTTGGGTTACGGACATTGGTCTGAATAAGTTGGTTCGCGTCGTTCAGCGCGTAAATCGTTACGTCGGGCAGAATAGACGGATCGGGGGGTGTGCGGTGATCGCAGGCGCCTAGTGTGAGCAGCGCACCCAGCGCCACAAAACCAATCGCTTTACGGGTAGACAGGTAGTTGAGCATGTGTAAATCAATGAGTTCTACAGACAGTCAGTCGTTGACTGCACCCATGCTTACGCAAGAAGTAGGCCTTTAGATTTAAAAATGATTAAAAAATGACGTAGTGGCCTTACCTGCTCACCAGTGCTTCGATAGGCTGATGTAGCCGCCCGAATTGACAGGTAGTAACGTACCCCGGTCAATGGCTGCGGCGGTCGTGAGCAACAGGCCTGAAGCGCGGCTAATGGGCCATTGCAAGGCCAGAGAAGCTGATACCTGTTCGGTGGGGGTTGGGTATGGTTTGGCAAACGTGCCGAAACCTCTCGAAAATGAGCCCCGAAGCGTAAAGGATGGCCCTCTGGTAAAGCCACCCTGCACCGCGCCGTACCAGGCAATCAACCGGTTATTGGGAAAAAAGCCGGAGTTCTCATAGGAGGCCGCCGTTGGGCCAAGCTCTGTTACCGGCACCATCAGGGGCGAGCCGATTGTCCGCTGCCGATACGACCAGCCCTGCCGGTATTGAGCGTGGTTGAAGTAGTTGTCGGCACCCTGAAAGCGCGCCTTGAAATCAAACGTATCGTCGGTCTGATCGGTCGTGCAGAGCCACTCCACCGTGACGCGACGTACCTGGAAGCGCGCTTTCGGATTGGCCAATCGCTGGTAACGTAGCCCCGTCAGCCCGTCAGGTACGTTCTGGAAGGCCAGCCCGGAGGCGTCTTCGTAGATATGCTGGTGATAAAGCTGCCATTGCCCCCGTGGCCGCCGCCAGTCGACTGAGAAGTCGATGCTGCCGATGTGATTACCGACCCGGTTTTCACCATCAAATTCGGTCAGCCGGTCGTTTCGGAAGGCTTCGGGATATGACCCGCTGATCACATACCAGTAATCGCGGAGTGTACTCGGTAACTGGCCATTGACCGCAATAGGGGAGTTCAACAGATAGTCGGCGTAGCCCGCCCATTGCACCTGATGGTTCAGCCCGCCCGTTACGTGTAACCGGGCATTGGGTTTACCCAAGCGGAGGTAAGCGTATTTCTGATGCAGGTAGGAGCCTTTCACGTAGGTATTGGCAAACCAGCCGTGCGCGTAGCCCGCCCGAAACGCCACAAACCCCTTGGTAAAAGGGAGCGGCACAAAGTCAGGCGTGTGGAGTTGCACTTTTGGAAAAGGCAGCGCATTGCCCGACCAGATCACAAACCCCGACGATAGGAGTGTGTCGCCCAAGCCAACCACCTCGCGCCGGTTGCCCCCCCACAACTCGATGCCCCCCCAACGCAGCTTAACATAGGCATCGGGCAGGTAGGTTGTCGCGGACCGCGCCGACGGGCCAATTCCCTGATTGAGTACG comes from Fibrella aestuarina BUZ 2 and encodes:
- a CDS encoding RNA polymerase sigma factor yields the protein MLDEQRLIDGCKNQDRLAQRQLYDRFAGKLFAVSKRYIKDVDEAADVLQDSFVKIFRHIDQFRHDCPLEAWLKRIVINTALKHIRKNKPFDNVTDVDEVANLLPQADETLPTLNYQYLLALVQELPAGCRAVFNLYAIEGYTHIEIAELLGISEGTSKSQFFRARGLLQQKLTNDLPIRNESF
- a CDS encoding DUF4394 domain-containing protein, whose protein sequence is MLNYLSTRKAIGFVALGALLTLGACDHRTPPDPSILPDVTIYALNDANQLIQTNVRNPNAPTATVGLTGLQQGEQLVGIDFRPATGQLYGISNQSRLYIINQMTGVARAIGNTLSPTLTGTPVGFDFNPTVDRIRVTTAQGQNLRLNPETGAVQATDGSINGVPNATITAVAYTNNRSGVTTTTLYDIDPVTDQLYIQNPPNDGRLVPVGPLGLDVTAVGGFDIAPDGRALAATVFNGQSELSQVDLSTGKLQKLGNLPGNIIGLAIPAEAVAYAVDGNNNLHIFNPLAPSPIIKPLTGLQSGESIYGIDFRPVNGQLYALGSTSRLYTINVSSGAATAVATLSTPLTGTTFGFDFNPTVDRIRIVSSTGQNLRVNPADGVAVVDGAINGASTNISASAYTNNFAGAGSTTLYSLDNATGNLYTQAPPNNGTQVMVGSLGLGTFEAANGFDIGGMSGMAYALLRVNNAVSVYRINLTNGTATLVTALPSSPEIRGMAVGLGF
- a CDS encoding capsule assembly Wzi family protein encodes the protein MRLLYLAFLLGLTLATTAQSRWHADAEVGGLVTTDEQTPLWLRANQWGAVPVKGSFGTLRATLRREYATDSTGRARRFDWGAGLYGVLNQGIGPSARSATTYLPDAYVKLRWGGIELWGGNRREVVGLGDTLLSSGFVIWSGNALPFPKVQLHTPDFVPLPFTKGFVAFRAGYAHGWFANTYVKGSYLHQKYAYLRLGKPNARLHVTGGLNHQVQWAGYADYLLNSPIAVNGQLPSTLRDYWYVISGSYPEAFRNDRLTEFDGENRVGNHIGSIDFSVDWRRPRGQWQLYHQHIYEDASGLAFQNVPDGLTGLRYQRLANPKARFQVRRVTVEWLCTTDQTDDTFDFKARFQGADNYFNHAQYRQGWSYRQRTIGSPLMVPVTELGPTAASYENSGFFPNNRLIAWYGAVQGGFTRGPSFTLRGSFSRGFGTFAKPYPTPTEQVSASLALQWPISRASGLLLTTAAAIDRGTLLPVNSGGYISLSKHW